From Apium graveolens cultivar Ventura chromosome 9, ASM990537v1, whole genome shotgun sequence, the proteins below share one genomic window:
- the LOC141683011 gene encoding putative LRR receptor-like serine/threonine-protein kinase At1g53440, translating into MQSLHVLILRNCLINGALPEYFGVLGQLKTLDVSYNNFSRTAEYNCQPSNVVAWCLKKDLPCSRKPQYYSLLSTVEGLQRSGSHGLDIAALLQSPQASK; encoded by the exons ATGCAATCCTTGCATGTGCT GATATTAAGAAATTGCTTGATCAATGGTGCACTTCCAGAATACTTTGGAGTACTTGGTCAACTAAAAACCCT TGATGTATCTTACAACAATTTTTCACGGACAGCTGAATATAACTGCCAGCCATCTAATGT AGTTGCTTGGTGCTTAAAGAAAGATCTTCCCTGCTCCCGAAAACCTCAAT ATTACTCACTTTTATCAACTGTGGAGGGACTACAACGGAGTGGGAGTCATGGACTGGATATAGCTGCTCTATTACAAAGTCCTCAAGCATCAAAGTAA